One segment of bacterium DNA contains the following:
- the mfd gene encoding transcription-repair coupling factor, with protein sequence MDWLKDKVFAADAFSQIEEHLTDGGRLLVKNVPGSLAAFVVEYLNDRCKRPVLLVTESLEDAEEVADDLTTLMGERSPCLLPGKPAFGRALTAVEQSERAEVLLTLTQGKKPVVVTTAGALLDPLPAPGDVSANMYTVSRGETLDRESLLRYLSDAGYKREILVEGVGQFAVRGAVVDIYPFGASQAVRLEFFGDDVDSIRHFDPSTQKSTGEIEEVTLMAAEMGDDEDAHLLDHLPKDTIIVWSDGRGAWNAVKKIFEDRASLAVGKRIRNFSLNDEREDDEEFAYGGEMAQILDEEDAEDDDAEETGEESSGTHRYAELPREREAIKIVDPAEIRKDARGFMQVFLGSTPHGDEGHVDVGALPQERFAANLPLVAERLKEYYGDGIQTYLLCDSQIAGDRLSQVLIERGCPENAFEVYEDGLHHGFTMTAVKLAVLVDHDIFGRLRRRRRFMKFKNVVPLHDIDALKPGDYVVHVDYGIGRYRGLTKIEVGGVQREVLKIEYRDGVTLFVKLENLAQVQKYSGREGFQPPLSKIGGRDWRELKKKTKKSLLSIAEDLIKLYAQRKAVKGIAYSPDTAWQREMEAMFPYEDTPDQMRAAEEVKADMESLQPMDRLIAGDVGYGKTEIAMRAAFKAVTDGKQVAVLVPTTILAQQHYRTFKERFKNWPVAIEVVSRFQAPKEQRRALSKLEEGKVDVIIGTHRLLSKDVRFNDLGLLIIDEEHRFGVVQKERIKGIRSNIDVLSMSATPIPRTLHMALMGARDLSQINTPPPNRQPIETDVVQFSEKVIKDAILYEIERGGQVFFVHNRIESIPAVKRMLERILPNVRFAVAHGQMDEDVLAHVMMEFIEGSFDVLISTMIIESGLDLPNVNTMIVNRADRFGVAQLHQLRGRIGRSSRKAYAYLLVPPKFEMSRIARERLAALTNFSSLGAGFQVAMRDLEIRGAGNLLGREQSGYINAVGFEMYQRLIEEAVREVQIEHTDGNGVEPEPVELKLKVEADAFFPENYMPEGGMRLNYYRELSRTKNLAQVDETESEVADRFGKPPEAAQNLFDMVRLRILGEKLGAEKITIERPAALIEFPKDAMPRERVLNITTQSSGFPVEFSGSGQLSIRLPLGMMKDWRDKLGYMIRYLKAVAEERTVIAVK encoded by the coding sequence ATGGATTGGTTAAAAGATAAAGTTTTCGCGGCGGACGCGTTTTCGCAGATAGAAGAACATCTGACGGACGGCGGGCGGCTGCTGGTTAAAAATGTGCCGGGATCGCTCGCGGCGTTTGTGGTGGAATATCTGAACGACCGCTGCAAACGGCCCGTGCTGCTGGTGACGGAAAGTCTGGAAGACGCCGAAGAGGTGGCGGACGATCTGACTACGCTGATGGGCGAGCGCAGTCCGTGCCTGCTGCCCGGCAAGCCCGCTTTTGGGCGCGCGCTCACCGCCGTGGAGCAGTCCGAGCGGGCCGAAGTGTTGCTCACCCTCACGCAGGGCAAGAAGCCGGTGGTGGTGACGACCGCCGGAGCGCTTTTAGATCCGCTGCCCGCGCCGGGCGACGTCTCGGCCAACATGTACACCGTCTCGCGGGGCGAAACGCTGGACCGCGAGTCGCTGCTGCGGTATCTTTCCGACGCCGGCTACAAGCGCGAAATCCTCGTGGAAGGCGTGGGGCAGTTTGCCGTGCGCGGCGCGGTGGTGGACATCTATCCCTTCGGCGCGTCGCAGGCCGTGCGGCTCGAGTTCTTCGGCGATGACGTGGACAGCATCCGCCACTTCGATCCCTCCACGCAAAAGTCCACCGGCGAGATCGAAGAGGTGACGCTGATGGCCGCGGAGATGGGTGACGATGAAGATGCCCATCTGCTCGATCATCTGCCCAAGGACACGATTATCGTCTGGTCCGACGGACGCGGCGCGTGGAATGCGGTCAAGAAGATTTTCGAAGACCGCGCCTCGCTGGCGGTGGGCAAGCGCATCCGCAATTTCTCGCTCAACGACGAGCGCGAGGATGATGAAGAGTTCGCTTACGGCGGCGAGATGGCGCAGATCCTCGACGAGGAGGACGCAGAGGATGATGACGCCGAAGAGACCGGCGAAGAGTCCTCCGGCACCCACCGCTACGCCGAACTGCCGCGCGAGCGTGAAGCGATCAAGATTGTCGATCCCGCCGAAATCCGCAAAGATGCGCGCGGCTTCATGCAGGTCTTTTTAGGCAGCACCCCGCACGGCGACGAAGGGCACGTCGACGTCGGCGCACTGCCGCAGGAACGTTTCGCCGCCAATCTGCCTTTAGTGGCCGAGCGTCTGAAGGAATATTACGGCGACGGCATTCAGACCTATCTGCTGTGCGATTCGCAGATTGCCGGCGACCGGCTCTCACAGGTGCTGATCGAGCGCGGCTGCCCGGAAAACGCTTTCGAAGTCTACGAAGACGGCCTGCACCACGGGTTTACTATGACCGCGGTCAAGCTGGCCGTGCTGGTGGACCACGACATCTTTGGCCGTCTGCGCCGCCGCCGCCGCTTTATGAAGTTCAAGAATGTCGTGCCGCTGCATGACATCGACGCCTTAAAGCCCGGGGATTATGTGGTGCACGTGGATTACGGCATTGGCCGCTACCGCGGACTGACCAAGATCGAGGTGGGCGGCGTGCAGCGCGAAGTGCTGAAGATCGAATACCGCGACGGCGTGACGCTGTTTGTCAAGCTGGAAAATCTGGCGCAGGTGCAAAAGTATTCCGGGCGCGAAGGATTTCAGCCGCCGCTCTCCAAGATCGGCGGCCGCGATTGGCGCGAACTGAAGAAGAAGACCAAGAAGTCTCTGCTCTCGATTGCCGAGGACCTGATCAAGCTCTATGCGCAGCGCAAGGCGGTCAAAGGCATCGCCTATTCTCCCGACACCGCCTGGCAGCGGGAAATGGAGGCGATGTTCCCCTACGAGGACACCCCCGACCAGATGCGCGCGGCAGAAGAGGTCAAGGCCGATATGGAAAGCCTGCAGCCGATGGACCGCCTGATTGCCGGTGACGTGGGCTACGGCAAAACGGAAATCGCCATGCGCGCCGCCTTCAAAGCCGTCACCGACGGCAAGCAGGTGGCGGTGCTGGTGCCGACCACGATTCTGGCGCAGCAGCATTACCGCACCTTTAAGGAGCGCTTCAAAAACTGGCCCGTGGCCATCGAAGTCGTGTCGCGTTTTCAGGCGCCCAAGGAACAGCGCCGCGCCTTAAGCAAGCTCGAAGAGGGTAAGGTGGATGTGATCATCGGCACGCACCGGCTGCTCTCCAAGGACGTGCGCTTCAATGATCTGGGTTTGCTGATCATCGACGAGGAGCACCGTTTCGGTGTGGTGCAGAAGGAACGCATCAAGGGCATCCGCTCCAACATCGACGTGCTCTCCATGAGCGCCACACCCATTCCGCGCACGCTGCACATGGCGCTGATGGGCGCGCGCGACCTGTCACAAATTAACACGCCGCCGCCAAACCGCCAGCCCATCGAAACCGATGTGGTGCAGTTCTCGGAAAAGGTGATCAAGGACGCGATTCTCTACGAAATCGAACGCGGCGGGCAGGTGTTTTTTGTGCATAACCGCATCGAGTCTATTCCTGCCGTCAAGCGGATGCTCGAGCGCATCCTGCCCAATGTGCGCTTTGCCGTGGCCCACGGGCAGATGGACGAGGATGTGTTGGCGCATGTGATGATGGAATTCATCGAAGGCAGTTTCGACGTGTTGATCTCGACCATGATCATCGAGTCCGGCCTCGATCTGCCCAACGTGAATACGATGATCGTCAACCGCGCCGACCGCTTCGGCGTGGCGCAGCTTCACCAGCTTCGCGGACGCATTGGCCGCTCTTCGCGCAAGGCCTACGCCTATCTGCTGGTGCCGCCCAAGTTCGAAATGTCGCGCATCGCCCGCGAGCGTCTGGCGGCGCTCACCAACTTCTCCTCGCTCGGTGCGGGATTTCAGGTGGCCATGCGTGATCTGGAAATTCGCGGCGCGGGAAATTTGCTCGGACGCGAACAGTCGGGTTACATCAATGCCGTGGGCTTTGAAATGTACCAGCGGCTGATCGAAGAGGCCGTGCGGGAGGTGCAGATCGAGCATACCGACGGCAATGGTGTGGAACCCGAACCGGTGGAACTGAAGCTGAAGGTGGAAGCCGATGCTTTCTTCCCCGAGAACTACATGCCCGAAGGCGGCATGCGGCTGAACTATTACCGCGAACTGTCTCGCACCAAGAACCTTGCCCAGGTGGATGAAACCGAAAGCGAAGTCGCTGACCGTTTCGGCAAACCGCCCGAAGCGGCGCAGAACCTGTTCGACATGGTGCGGTTGCGGATCTTAGGCGAGAAGCTGGGCGCGGAAAAGATTACCATCGAGCGTCCGGCGGCGTTGATCGAATTCCCCAAGGACGCCATGCCGCGTGAACGGGTGCTGAACATCACCACCCAAAGCAGCGGCTTTCCCGTGGAGTTCTCCGGATCCGGCCAGCTTTCGATCCGCTTGCCCCTTGGTATGATGAAGGACTGGCGCGATAAGCTGGGTTATATGATTCGCTACCTGAAGGCCGTCGCCGAAGAGCGAACCGTAATCGCCGTCAAATAA
- a CDS encoding glycosyltransferase family 39 protein yields the protein MKSALHWLKYLTIVAALFFVAQYILLALLRISYPFELEWMEGSMVDHVQRVLDGKSLYVPPTIDFVPFAYPPLYFYLSAGLAKVTGIGFLPLRLISLLSSLGALWLIALIVRKETGKSSYGILAAGLFAATYRACGAWLDIGRVDSLLLLLLLGAVYLLRVHDTRRGAAIAGLLLALAVLTKQTAIVVAGPLFLYIVLTRRDLFGWAVTPFMVVAGGALLALTLTTDGWFWYYNVVQPAHHAMQLFSFFFFLGHDLVATMGIATGAAVWWFWTGKAEGKTRLFYGLFVLGMALASLLPRIKAGGFANDLIPIFAALAVLFGLAASRWIESSAALRAPALLYAACLLQFVLLIYNPLRCIPTSADLEAGKALLRKLQSQPGNVLVFSHGFLSAQSAKRPTANCIAVTDVLSAGDPRARGALVKDFREAIQAHRYSALILDDDDPLSWTEIAIASQYSKSEVAIENPVAFWPVSGWPTRPEWIYRPIGK from the coding sequence GTGAAGTCCGCTCTTCACTGGCTGAAATACCTTACCATCGTGGCAGCGTTGTTTTTTGTGGCGCAGTACATTTTGCTGGCCCTGCTGCGCATCTCCTATCCCTTCGAACTGGAGTGGATGGAAGGCAGTATGGTGGATCACGTGCAGCGCGTGCTGGACGGCAAGAGCCTGTATGTCCCGCCGACGATTGACTTTGTGCCGTTCGCTTATCCGCCGCTTTACTTCTATCTGTCGGCAGGACTGGCTAAGGTCACGGGCATTGGCTTTCTGCCACTGCGCTTAATCTCCTTGCTCTCGTCTCTCGGCGCGCTTTGGCTGATTGCGCTGATCGTCCGCAAAGAAACGGGCAAATCGAGCTACGGCATTTTGGCGGCGGGACTGTTCGCGGCAACCTACCGTGCCTGCGGCGCATGGCTGGATATTGGCCGCGTGGACTCTCTGTTGCTGTTGTTGCTGCTCGGCGCGGTGTATCTGCTGCGTGTCCATGACACCCGGCGCGGTGCAGCCATAGCCGGACTGTTATTGGCTTTGGCCGTGCTCACCAAACAGACTGCCATTGTGGTGGCCGGACCGCTCTTCCTTTATATAGTGCTGACACGGCGGGATCTGTTCGGATGGGCAGTTACGCCTTTTATGGTGGTTGCGGGCGGTGCGCTGCTCGCGCTGACCCTGACCACCGACGGCTGGTTCTGGTACTATAATGTTGTCCAGCCCGCACACCATGCCATGCAGCTTTTCTCCTTCTTCTTTTTTCTGGGGCATGATCTGGTCGCCACCATGGGGATTGCGACCGGTGCCGCTGTCTGGTGGTTCTGGACCGGCAAAGCAGAAGGGAAAACGCGCCTGTTTTACGGATTATTTGTGCTGGGTATGGCGCTGGCCTCCCTGCTGCCGCGCATCAAAGCCGGCGGTTTTGCGAATGATTTGATTCCCATCTTCGCTGCTCTGGCGGTCCTGTTCGGCTTGGCGGCATCCCGTTGGATAGAAAGCTCCGCTGCACTTCGGGCACCGGCACTGCTTTACGCTGCCTGTCTGCTGCAGTTTGTCCTGCTGATCTACAATCCGTTGCGCTGCATACCCACATCGGCGGACCTTGAAGCAGGAAAAGCTCTATTACGCAAGCTCCAATCGCAGCCGGGGAATGTGCTGGTTTTCAGTCACGGTTTCCTTTCGGCACAGAGTGCCAAGCGGCCGACCGCCAACTGCATTGCGGTGACCGATGTACTCAGCGCGGGAGATCCCCGGGCGCGTGGCGCGTTGGTGAAGGACTTCCGTGAGGCCATTCAAGCGCACCGCTATTCGGCGCTGATTCTCGATGATGATGATCCGCTCTCATGGACCGAGATCGCCATCGCTTCTCAGTATTCCAAATCCGAAGTGGCCATTGAAAATCCTGTGGCCTTCTGGCCCGTCAGTGGCTGGCCCACAAGGCCGGAGTGGATTTACCGTCCCATCGGGAAGTGA
- a CDS encoding glycosyltransferase family 39 protein — MDDQLAVADDFRTGWIRRLAPFLKISAACGAAGYILMFIVLALRRMAYPFELEWMEGLSVDHVQRVLDGLPLYVPPSVDFVPSIYTPLYYYVAAIPAAVLGNGFVPVRLISFLASLGSMALLFVYVRKEAKDNFAGLIAAGLYASTYYLTGAWLDIARVDALFVFFLLLAVGALRFHPTRTGWILAALLTTLAFLTKQTGLLAALFFMIYAVTAHRKHGLYYIAAFVLFTGTAVLGMDWLHHGWFNFYVFEVPAGHPIETLQFLKFFAQDTLRPMPLASLFILTYLLIRWLKGERQDIAFYVLVGMGFLAAAGAPRVKAGNYVNDLIPAYAFLAMVFGISIPALRNWYGNLFAALPASFPDRARIGHGLSGLFYALIAVQLIIMVYGPTNQIPTPADRATGTELIHTFAAFKGDVWVVHHGYMSVQSGKRSHSMSQPFNDVLCAGNPQANKLLLDDLNRALQNHRFAAIVTDTDEDSVAAYCQRAGYICEPISYADEQDGWPISGYPTRPSKIYLPQEPSLADRTAP, encoded by the coding sequence ATGGATGACCAGCTGGCCGTCGCGGATGATTTCCGCACCGGATGGATTCGCCGACTTGCCCCGTTCCTGAAAATTTCCGCTGCCTGCGGTGCGGCGGGCTACATCCTGATGTTCATCGTTCTGGCCCTGCGGCGCATGGCCTATCCCTTCGAACTGGAATGGATGGAAGGGTTGAGTGTGGACCATGTACAGCGCGTGCTGGATGGCCTGCCGCTGTATGTCCCGCCTTCGGTGGATTTTGTGCCTTCGATCTACACACCTCTCTACTATTATGTGGCGGCTATTCCGGCGGCAGTGCTGGGCAACGGTTTTGTTCCGGTACGGTTGATCTCCTTTCTGGCCTCGCTGGGCAGCATGGCGCTGTTGTTCGTCTATGTCCGCAAGGAAGCCAAAGATAATTTTGCAGGATTGATCGCGGCGGGATTGTATGCGTCCACCTATTATCTGACCGGCGCGTGGCTGGATATTGCGCGGGTGGATGCACTGTTTGTCTTCTTTCTGCTGCTGGCGGTGGGCGCCCTGCGCTTCCATCCCACGCGCACTGGTTGGATACTGGCCGCTCTGCTGACCACACTGGCTTTTCTGACCAAGCAGACGGGGCTCCTGGCCGCGCTCTTTTTCATGATCTATGCTGTGACCGCGCACCGGAAGCATGGCCTGTATTATATTGCGGCCTTTGTGCTGTTTACCGGCACGGCGGTGTTGGGCATGGATTGGCTGCATCATGGCTGGTTCAATTTCTACGTGTTCGAAGTCCCCGCCGGGCATCCGATCGAAACACTCCAGTTTTTGAAGTTCTTTGCGCAGGACACCCTGCGGCCCATGCCGCTGGCCAGCCTGTTTATCCTCACGTATCTGCTGATCCGCTGGCTGAAAGGCGAGCGCCAGGACATTGCTTTTTATGTGCTGGTCGGCATGGGGTTTCTGGCCGCGGCGGGTGCACCGCGCGTCAAGGCGGGAAACTATGTTAATGATCTGATTCCGGCGTATGCCTTTCTGGCGATGGTGTTCGGCATTTCTATTCCCGCGCTGCGAAACTGGTATGGTAACCTGTTTGCCGCGCTCCCCGCCAGCTTTCCGGACCGCGCCCGCATCGGCCACGGGCTCTCTGGTCTGTTTTACGCGTTGATTGCCGTGCAACTGATCATCATGGTCTATGGTCCAACCAACCAGATTCCTACACCGGCAGACCGCGCGACCGGTACAGAGCTGATCCACACGTTTGCCGCCTTCAAGGGAGATGTCTGGGTGGTCCATCATGGCTACATGAGTGTTCAGTCCGGTAAACGGTCGCATTCCATGTCCCAGCCGTTCAATGATGTCCTCTGTGCAGGCAATCCGCAGGCAAACAAGCTGCTGCTGGATGATTTGAATCGCGCCTTGCAGAATCACCGCTTCGCCGCCATTGTCACCGATACCGATGAGGACAGTGTCGCCGCTTACTGCCAGAGGGCAGGCTACATCTGCGAGCCGATTTCATATGCTGATGAGCAGGATGGCTGGCCGATCAGCGGTTATCCTACTCGACCCAGCAAAATCTACCTGCCGCAGGAACCTTCCTTGGCTGATAGGACCGCGCCGTGA
- a CDS encoding peptidylprolyl isomerase, whose product MKTSKFVGIGLLLTVLAVGCGTREPVVARVGREKITLKEFKDKFISTFKSEENAKKQGMEERETTLHAMAVELAKYQEAVSMGLDKKPEIAKALEQSARRKALDLLYQDKVINAVITDAAAKHFYEQSGEEVKARHILLKTPPPDSLNGDTLRVKARIDSIKKAIAGGLSFKAAAKMFSDDATSAADSGNLDWFQWGRMVDEFQEAAWSGKPGQIVGPVRTNYGYHLILVEERRPVQGRAAFDDVKDNIKAQLKQIEGQKLMDQARIYVENLHKSYGLEYKDANIETFRKKLDDPQTPKNQDLATVFTADQKKQVVATYKGGQVTVDSLVTKIGPNAHRVEWNNKQVVIDLINSIVEPGFLEKDAESQGYLKKAMNDPEAKSEMRQGLIGQLEKVEVSDKVRPTDADDRRFYDTHLSNFIQPEMRTVREIFVKADSMKAVRIRDRAVKGEDFKKLAMRFNEKESTQPDTGRIGPFEEKRFGLIGKTAFTLQKPGDVSPVTPSGKNFSVIQLLSIDPSRTKTFEEAQAEVKRQNRQAMTDAAMKALEEKSLKDFKYEVDAKVLASVWPVEPNPAGAKPAAPAPAGRPQ is encoded by the coding sequence GTGAAAACCAGCAAATTCGTCGGCATCGGCCTGCTCCTCACGGTTCTGGCGGTAGGCTGCGGAACGCGGGAACCTGTAGTGGCTCGCGTAGGCCGGGAAAAGATCACTCTGAAAGAGTTTAAGGACAAATTCATCAGCACGTTCAAGTCGGAAGAGAACGCCAAGAAGCAAGGCATGGAGGAGCGCGAGACGACGCTGCACGCCATGGCCGTTGAACTGGCGAAGTATCAGGAAGCCGTCTCGATGGGTTTGGACAAGAAGCCCGAGATTGCCAAGGCACTGGAACAGTCGGCCCGCCGCAAGGCGCTGGATCTGCTTTATCAGGACAAGGTCATCAACGCCGTGATCACCGATGCGGCGGCCAAGCACTTCTATGAGCAGTCGGGAGAAGAAGTCAAGGCGCGGCACATCCTGCTTAAGACTCCGCCGCCGGACTCGCTGAATGGCGACACCCTGCGGGTCAAGGCGCGGATCGATTCCATTAAGAAGGCGATTGCCGGCGGGCTCAGCTTCAAGGCAGCCGCCAAGATGTTCAGCGACGACGCCACCTCCGCGGCGGACTCGGGCAATCTCGATTGGTTCCAGTGGGGCCGCATGGTCGATGAGTTTCAGGAAGCCGCATGGTCGGGCAAGCCCGGCCAGATTGTTGGCCCCGTGCGCACCAACTATGGTTACCATCTGATTCTGGTCGAAGAGCGCCGCCCGGTGCAGGGTCGCGCCGCCTTTGATGATGTCAAGGACAATATCAAGGCGCAGCTCAAGCAGATTGAAGGCCAGAAGCTGATGGATCAGGCCCGGATTTATGTCGAGAATCTGCACAAGAGTTACGGTCTTGAGTATAAGGATGCGAACATCGAGACCTTCCGCAAGAAGCTCGACGATCCGCAGACTCCCAAGAATCAGGATCTGGCAACGGTCTTTACCGCCGACCAAAAGAAGCAGGTGGTGGCGACCTATAAGGGCGGCCAGGTGACGGTGGACAGCTTAGTTACCAAGATCGGCCCCAATGCCCATCGCGTGGAATGGAACAACAAGCAGGTGGTGATCGACCTGATCAATTCCATCGTCGAGCCGGGGTTCCTCGAAAAGGACGCCGAGAGCCAGGGCTACCTGAAGAAGGCGATGAACGATCCGGAAGCCAAGTCCGAAATGCGCCAAGGCCTGATCGGCCAGCTCGAAAAGGTTGAAGTCAGCGACAAGGTCCGCCCGACCGATGCCGATGACCGCCGCTTCTACGACACCCATCTGTCGAATTTCATCCAGCCCGAAATGCGCACCGTGCGCGAGATTTTCGTCAAGGCCGACTCCATGAAGGCCGTCCGTATCCGTGACCGCGCCGTCAAGGGCGAGGATTTCAAAAAGCTGGCAATGCGCTTCAACGAGAAGGAATCGACCCAGCCGGATACCGGCCGCATCGGACCCTTCGAAGAAAAGCGCTTCGGCCTGATCGGCAAGACCGCCTTTACCCTGCAGAAGCCGGGCGACGTTTCGCCGGTGACTCCCAGCGGTAAGAATTTCTCGGTCATCCAACTGCTGAGCATCGATCCGTCCCGTACCAAGACCTTTGAAGAAGCTCAGGCCGAAGTCAAGCGGCAGAACCGTCAGGCGATGACCGATGCCGCCATGAAGGCGCTCGAAGAGAAGAGCCTGAAGGATTTCAAATACGAAGTCGATGCCAAGGTGCTTGCTTCGGTCTGGCCGGTGGAACCGAACCCCGCCGGCGCCAAGCCTGCCGCCCCCGCCCCCGCCGGACGGCCGCAGTAA
- a CDS encoding glycosyltransferase family 39 protein, whose product MVDDSSGSTAASLVKYLAGSLAAAYILIYVVVAILRISYPFELEWVEGSMVDHVQRVLDGKPLYVAPSVDFVPAIYPPFYYVVSAGVAKVTGLGFLPLRLVSLLSSLGCLALLFFWVRRETRSRFAGLLAAGLFAATYRLGGAWLDLGRVDSLFLLLLLGALYLLRFHRTRVGFGLAAVLLFFSALTKQTALLAALPLLWLAIRQRKQGGLTFVAVFVLLTGFAAAALQITSDGWFSFYALDVPAGHNIIPGRIADFVLGDLLRPFMVACLCGVVYLIMQAGKAAREELWFYLFSGAGVLLASWVPRIKDGNFANDVIPAWAFLALLCGVAVPALRTAGQKVLAALPEDFPARARLARWGLPLFYGALVLQLATLYYLPQEIIPTAADRAAGYTLLKSIQQFPGEVWVAHHGYLATQAGKRPYATALPIYDVLRAKNEHAKQVLFDSIDAAFKAHRFDAVYVDNDRFMDIADRTDYVRKAGVFPDPSVFWPVSGAPSRPLRVYVPQP is encoded by the coding sequence ATGGTGGATGACTCGAGCGGGAGCACTGCCGCATCGCTTGTGAAATACTTGGCAGGAAGTCTCGCCGCCGCCTATATCCTTATATATGTCGTGGTGGCGATCCTGCGCATCTCCTACCCGTTCGAACTGGAATGGGTGGAAGGCAGCATGGTGGATCACGTGCAGCGCGTGCTGGACGGCAAGCCGCTGTATGTCGCGCCCTCGGTAGATTTCGTCCCCGCCATCTATCCTCCCTTCTATTATGTGGTCTCCGCCGGTGTGGCCAAAGTGACCGGCTTGGGCTTCTTGCCATTGCGGCTGGTCTCGCTGCTTTCTTCCCTTGGCTGTCTGGCGCTCCTCTTCTTCTGGGTGCGGCGTGAAACGAGGAGCCGCTTTGCCGGGTTGCTTGCGGCGGGGCTGTTTGCGGCGACCTATCGCCTGGGCGGTGCGTGGCTGGATCTTGGCCGCGTGGATTCCCTGTTTTTGCTGCTGCTGCTGGGCGCGCTCTACCTGTTGCGCTTCCACCGCACCCGAGTGGGCTTTGGGCTGGCGGCGGTGCTGCTCTTTTTCTCGGCTCTCACCAAACAGACCGCGCTGCTGGCGGCTCTTCCGCTGTTGTGGCTGGCTATTCGGCAGCGCAAACAGGGCGGCCTCACCTTTGTGGCGGTGTTTGTCCTATTGACCGGATTTGCGGCCGCCGCTTTGCAGATCACGAGTGACGGCTGGTTCAGCTTTTATGCGCTGGATGTTCCTGCCGGACACAATATTATTCCCGGACGGATTGCCGATTTTGTGCTGGGCGATCTGCTGCGACCGTTTATGGTGGCCTGTCTGTGCGGCGTGGTGTACCTGATAATGCAGGCGGGGAAAGCCGCGCGCGAGGAGTTGTGGTTCTACCTGTTTTCCGGTGCGGGAGTGCTGCTGGCTTCATGGGTGCCGCGCATCAAAGACGGCAACTTTGCCAATGATGTGATTCCCGCATGGGCATTTCTGGCGCTGCTCTGCGGTGTGGCGGTGCCCGCGCTCCGCACAGCAGGGCAGAAGGTGCTCGCGGCCTTGCCGGAAGACTTTCCTGCCCGAGCGCGTCTTGCTCGCTGGGGCCTGCCCCTGTTTTACGGCGCGCTGGTGCTGCAACTGGCCACGTTGTATTACCTGCCGCAGGAGATCATCCCCACCGCTGCCGACCGCGCCGCCGGATACACGCTGCTCAAGAGTATTCAGCAATTTCCCGGCGAAGTCTGGGTAGCCCACCACGGCTATCTGGCCACGCAGGCTGGCAAACGGCCTTATGCCACCGCGTTGCCGATCTATGATGTGTTGCGCGCCAAGAATGAGCACGCCAAACAGGTGCTGTTCGACAGCATCGATGCCGCTTTCAAGGCGCACCGTTTCGATGCGGTGTATGTGGATAACGACCGCTTTATGGACATCGCCGACCGCACGGACTATGTGCGCAAAGCCGGCGTGTTTCCCGATCCGTCCGTCTTCTGGCCTGTCAGCGGCGCACCCAGCCGCCCGCTCCGCGTGTACGTTCCCCAGCCGTAA
- a CDS encoding peptidylprolyl isomerase, with amino-acid sequence MAKVGSRELTKAGLSALAGMPADSLEKPDRVRLIEAWTERVLVDLEGQKRHMDKDPEITAKLTGVRSEMYRAKMLSELSAPPPTDSVVTAYYKAHQQEFLRPMDMYSVELYWTRGKELMARFRDDLLRGDTSLVASGDITSEGKWLAEASELDADLQKEVSSLRPGEVTFPHPYDDGYRVVRMMEIYPAGTVLDLAAVRDEIMARLMAEQGHKRLDSLMTRLRSRYSVKILADSL; translated from the coding sequence TTGGCCAAGGTCGGATCGCGGGAGTTGACCAAGGCCGGACTTTCGGCGCTGGCCGGAATGCCGGCCGATTCTCTGGAAAAGCCGGACCGTGTGCGGCTGATCGAAGCCTGGACCGAGCGCGTGCTGGTGGACCTCGAAGGCCAGAAGCGCCACATGGACAAGGATCCGGAGATCACGGCCAAACTGACCGGTGTGCGCTCCGAGATGTACCGCGCCAAAATGCTCTCCGAACTCTCCGCTCCGCCGCCGACGGATTCGGTGGTCACCGCTTACTACAAGGCCCATCAGCAGGAATTCCTGCGGCCTATGGATATGTACTCGGTGGAACTCTACTGGACGCGGGGCAAGGAACTGATGGCGCGTTTCCGCGATGATCTGTTGCGCGGCGACACCAGCCTGGTGGCCTCGGGGGATATCACTTCCGAAGGCAAATGGCTGGCGGAAGCTTCGGAACTGGATGCGGATCTTCAGAAGGAAGTGTCCAGTTTAAGACCCGGTGAGGTGACCTTTCCCCATCCGTATGATGACGGTTACCGTGTCGTGCGCATGATGGAAATCTACCCGGCGGGAACCGTGCTGGACCTTGCCGCCGTGCGCGATGAGATCATGGCGCGGTTGATGGCAGAGCAGGGCCACAAGCGGCTCGACTCCCTGATGACCCGCCTCCGCTCCCGCTACTCCGTGAAAATCCTCGCGGATTCGCTGTAA